One window from the genome of Echinicola vietnamensis DSM 17526 encodes:
- a CDS encoding 3'-5' exonuclease — MADFLSDLKDILFLDIETASLTEQLDALPSRVQEEWTKKSGQLSNENNRSAEELYFEKAGIYAEFGKVVCVGIGYFLYDPEQDQLQFRTKAIACDEEHETLLELRAILEKKHWTLCAHNGKEFDFPYLCRRMLINRLPLPEVLQMAGKKPWEIRHLDTLELWKFGDYKHYTRLELLAAIFDIPSSKDNIDGSEVNSVFYKEKNLEAIATYCLKDVEVTARIYLAYQGLPGDMNIQVIRSGA, encoded by the coding sequence ATGGCAGATTTTTTGAGTGATCTCAAGGACATTTTATTTTTGGACATCGAAACAGCTTCTCTCACAGAGCAGCTGGATGCACTGCCATCAAGGGTACAAGAAGAATGGACCAAAAAATCAGGTCAGCTGTCCAATGAAAACAATCGAAGCGCTGAGGAACTATATTTTGAGAAAGCTGGTATATATGCTGAGTTCGGAAAGGTAGTCTGCGTAGGCATTGGTTATTTTCTTTATGATCCCGAACAAGACCAACTGCAGTTTCGGACCAAGGCCATCGCCTGCGATGAGGAGCATGAGACGCTACTGGAACTGAGAGCCATCTTAGAAAAAAAGCACTGGACCCTCTGTGCCCACAACGGCAAAGAGTTTGACTTTCCGTATCTTTGCAGGAGAATGTTGATCAATAGGCTACCTTTGCCGGAGGTACTCCAAATGGCCGGAAAAAAACCTTGGGAGATCAGGCACCTGGATACCTTGGAGTTATGGAAGTTTGGGGATTATAAGCATTACACCAGATTAGAACTGCTGGCCGCTATCTTTGATATTCCAAGCTCGAAGGACAATATAGATGGCAGTGAGGTCAATTCGGTTTTTTACAAAGAGAAAAACCTTGAGGCCATCGCTACTTACTGCCTTAAAGACGTAGAAGTGACGGCGAGGATTTATTTGGCCTATCAGGGACTTCCGGGAGATATGAACATCCAAGTCATCCGCTCTGGAGCATAG